AAACGACGACTGTACCTGCAATGAGTGCAATGGAAAGGCAAAATTGGAAAACAACTAATACGCGACGTAATAATGTGCCACCTTTGCTGTTGCTATAACTTCCTTTAAGTACTGCAATCGGTTTGAAATTTGCTAGAATCAACGCGGGATAGCTGGCAGCAAGAAGTCCCGTAAAAATGGTAGTGAATAGGAATATTGCCCAGGTCGTCCCATTTTTCAGGGATGAATAATTGAGGTGTTTGCCCGAGAATGCTTCCAAAAAGGGGAGAAAGGCCATAACGAGCAGTATAGCCAAAATACTACTGACGAATACAAGAACCAATGATTCAGACATAAACTGAAAGATCAGATTGCTTTTGCTCGCGCCAATGGTTTTTCGGACACCGACTTCTTTTGCTCTTTCCATTGACCTGGAGGTCGCAAGATTCATAAAATTCACGCAGGCAATAAGTAAGATAAAGCCACCAATGATGGTGAATATATAGAGATTTTGATAACTTCCGTTTGTACCGGGTTGACGATCTGCCGACGAGTGCATGTAAGCTTGGAGGAGAGGCTCGATATGGAAATTGTATTTTGCGTTGGGGTTTTGATTTGTAGGGAGATGCCGCTTGAGAAACTCCGGTATTTTTTGGTCGAACTTAGCAGGATCAAAGTCTTTTGAAGCGAGAAAGTACGTGTAGAAGTCTACATAATCCCAGCCTTCTTTATTAAATACGTCTGGCCGTGCTTTTCGGAATGTATTCATCGAGAGCAATGCATCGAACGTAAAATGTGAATTAGCAGGTACATCGGCCATTACTGCCGTTACAGTATATAGACCTGCGTCAGCACGGCCCGCAGCTAAGCCTCCCTCAAGCGTCTTGCCAATGGGATTTTGATCTCCGAAATATTTCTTTGCAGTACTTTCTGTTAATACGACAGAATAGGCGTTTTTTAAAGCTGTATGAGGATCGCCGGCCAAAACCTTCCAACTGAAGACATCAAATGCAGTAGAGTCCATGAAAAATACATTTTCCTCCTGGAATCTTTTATCGCCCTGTTTGAGCAGGATAGACGTTTGACCCGAGAATTGAACAACTTTCTCGATTTCTGGAAAGTCTGCTTTGATAGCTTCACCAATAGGTCCATTGCCCCAGATTTGATGCTGCTCTGTGCTGCTAACATCTTTATAGTCGTGTACGATGCGGTAAATCCGCTCTTTGTTTACGTGATACTTATCGTAGGAAAGTTCGTTCTGAACATAAATTGCGATCAATAGGCAACAGGCCAAACCTATCGCAAGGCCAATGATGTTGATGGTCGAGTATCCTTTGTTCTTCTGGATATTGCGCCAGGCTATTTTTATATAATTCTTGATCATAGCTTTATTTCTTGAGTGCCAGTGAATGCATATCAATCATCCACGTTCTTATATTTCTTTTTATTCGTCCCTTAAACTATCTACGGGATTGGATAAAGCTGCTCTAACGGCCTGATAACTGACGGTGACAACGGCAATTAGCAAGGCCAGGATACCACCGAAGACAAATGTTTGCAGTTCTAGATCTGTTTTATATGCAAAATTGCTCAACCATTGTTTCATCAGGTAAACCGCGATGGGACAGGCAATCAGAATGGAAATGGAAACGAGTAGCACGAAATTTTTTCCCAATAGCCGGACGACACCAAAGGTGCTAGCTCCAAGAACTTTACGGATGCCGATTTCTTTTATACGCATTTGCGCTTCGTGAGTTGCCAATGCAAACAGACCTAAAGCAGATATAAAAATGGCGATACCTGCAAAAACATTGAACAACAAACCTGTACGCTGTTCGGATTTATATAGACTATCAAATTGCTGATCAATGAAAGTATATTTGAAAGGAGTGTCTGATGGATAGCGGTTATAGACCTTTTCTAATGCTTTGATGGCCTCAGTGGCTTTTTTGGTACTTGTTTTAACATAAAGCGTGCCCGAGCCCCAGCGCGTCCAGAAGACCATTGGACCTATTTTATCTTTGATGGATTTGAAGTGAAAATCTTTCACCACACCGATAATTTGTCCAGGGAAATCGTGGAAACTCATATTGGATCCCACATATGGCGGCTTTAACCCCATTTGTTTTGCTAAGGTCTCGTTGATAATATATCCGGAAGAATCCGCTGGCAGGCCTGTGAAATTTTTCCCCTCAACGAACTGTATATTCATTAACGGAATAAAATCCTTGTCAATTTTGGCTTGCGCTACAATTAGCTTGTTGTCTTTGGATTTGCCAGGCCAATCTATATCGCCCGTGGCATTTCCGAAATCTGTCATGTTGTAAACACTTGAAAGAGAGACTCCTTGTATTGCGTCGTTATTTTTGAGTTCGGTCTGTATGGCGTCCATATGTTTGTAGGCCTCCTCAGGAAGACCAAGTGTAATGACATGATCTCGGTCGTATCCGAGGTTGATCTTTTGGATAAAATCCAGTTGATTGCGGATAACCAAGGTGCATACAATCAGTGTTACAGACAGTGTAAATTGAAAAACCACCAATATTTTACGCATGGTCGTTGAGGAAACTCCTTTAACTGATTTTCCTTTTAACGAATGAATGGGATTGAATGAGGAAAGCTGTATCGCAGGATATATACTGGATAAGCCTAGTGTGCCGATAATCGCAACACCTATATATAACCATATTGTACTGTTTTGGAAGGAGTAGCTGATTGATTTTTGTGCAATTTGATTGTATCCAGTATGAAGTAAAAGGATAAGAATGAAAGCTATTACGAGCGAGCAAAAGAATACAACAACCGTTTCGGTGATAAACTGTAAGAATAGATGGAGACGATTGGCACCGATTATCTTTCGGATGCCAACATCTTTCGCCCGGTCCAATGCCCGTGCAGTACTCAGATTGACATAATTTACTGCACCAATAACCAATAATAAGATTGCAATGATCCCAAAAATTTGCACCATGCGAAGTGTCGATTTATTGCCGTCCGGGGCGATTAAGTGCATGGTTTTTAAAGGATCTAAAACAAAGATGGTTGAATTTTCACCATCGCGGGCTTTGGTATAATTATCCGAGATAAATTTTCCAATGAGGGTAGGAGAAGCCGTTGGTTTTACTTTGACGTAGGTAGCGAAGCTGTAATTGCCTAAGTCTTCATCGATTGTTTTCCATTTTCCATTACCGCCCCAATTTGTAAACCGTTGTGCATGATAACCTAATGGAATGATCACATTGAATTGCATCGAGGAATTTTGTGGAACATCTTTTAAGATACCGGCTACGGTGAACAGATCTGTACCGTAACGGAAGGTCTTTCCAATGACCTGCTGGC
The Sphingobacterium multivorum genome window above contains:
- a CDS encoding ABC transporter permease, with product MIKNYIKIAWRNIQKNKGYSTINIIGLAIGLACCLLIAIYVQNELSYDKYHVNKERIYRIVHDYKDVSSTEQHQIWGNGPIGEAIKADFPEIEKVVQFSGQTSILLKQGDKRFQEENVFFMDSTAFDVFSWKVLAGDPHTALKNAYSVVLTESTAKKYFGDQNPIGKTLEGGLAAGRADAGLYTVTAVMADVPANSHFTFDALLSMNTFRKARPDVFNKEGWDYVDFYTYFLASKDFDPAKFDQKIPEFLKRHLPTNQNPNAKYNFHIEPLLQAYMHSSADRQPGTNGSYQNLYIFTIIGGFILLIACVNFMNLATSRSMERAKEVGVRKTIGASKSNLIFQFMSESLVLVFVSSILAILLVMAFLPFLEAFSGKHLNYSSLKNGTTWAIFLFTTIFTGLLAASYPALILANFKPIAVLKGSYSNSKGGTLLRRVLVVFQFCLSIALIAGTVVVFSQLDQLQHRDLGFQKDQRLVIDYNFDDKVNNNLEAIKSTLAKDKDVLSVTASRTVPGTFFPNAGTEIMSANGTMTQFAPFLYEVDVDFIPNIGLQMAAGRAYSRDFPADTAHSLVINESAAKQWGYSNPQDIIGKQFRQWGREGTVIGVVKDFNYLSLHRKIEPLALRLEPSSSRYLTLNIQHVNQPETVARIGKLWNELVPHRPFLYSFLDDNFNRQYEADFNFRRLFTAFSGLALFIACLGLLGLVTYTAQQRTKEIGVRKVLGASIYNLILLLSSDFIKLLAVALFIATPLSWMAMKKWLDNFAYHIEPQWWMFVFAGFMAIMIALFTVSYQTLKAARANPVDSLRDE
- a CDS encoding ABC transporter permease; translated protein: MIKNYLITAIRELRKRKFYTAINILGLSVSLTAAILIIFWVQDEQSFDKFHPNYEAIYTVNSHLDPEHNGAIWGITPGPVGNYAQNAPDVEFATRVSQDYNVTLVNDKLKRPVTDMSIYYVDSSFFNMFHFPLQEGSLVGFQENYKQALVTASTAEKLFSSQQVIGKTFRYGTDLFTVAGILKDVPQNSSMQFNVIIPLGYHAQRFTNWGGNGKWKTIDEDLGNYSFATYVKVKPTASPTLIGKFISDNYTKARDGENSTIFVLDPLKTMHLIAPDGNKSTLRMVQIFGIIAILLLVIGAVNYVNLSTARALDRAKDVGIRKIIGANRLHLFLQFITETVVVFFCSLVIAFILILLLHTGYNQIAQKSISYSFQNSTIWLYIGVAIIGTLGLSSIYPAIQLSSFNPIHSLKGKSVKGVSSTTMRKILVVFQFTLSVTLIVCTLVIRNQLDFIQKINLGYDRDHVITLGLPEEAYKHMDAIQTELKNNDAIQGVSLSSVYNMTDFGNATGDIDWPGKSKDNKLIVAQAKIDKDFIPLMNIQFVEGKNFTGLPADSSGYIINETLAKQMGLKPPYVGSNMSFHDFPGQIIGVVKDFHFKSIKDKIGPMVFWTRWGSGTLYVKTSTKKATEAIKALEKVYNRYPSDTPFKYTFIDQQFDSLYKSEQRTGLLFNVFAGIAIFISALGLFALATHEAQMRIKEIGIRKVLGASTFGVVRLLGKNFVLLVSISILIACPIAVYLMKQWLSNFAYKTDLELQTFVFGGILALLIAVVTVSYQAVRAALSNPVDSLRDE